ATCATTCTAACATTTCAGAAATCACTTCCAAATTTCTGATTGTGCTAGAACAAGAGTTTTAAATTCTGCATTTATCAAGTTTCTTGAAGTTCACTactcacctacaatggtgattatgtaACCCTACAAGTATCATACAAGGTTGtgtcaagaaatcatctagggtttggtCCTAAACCTCATAACCCTTCTAATTGCagccatgcatcaacaatcaagttGAATTTCTTGCTTTTCACACTTAACCTAGAATTCAAGATGGACAAAATatcaagattttacatacctttaaTCCCTACAGCGAGGTGATAATTAATTtgtgtttagaacttgatttgaGACAGATTTGGGGCTTCAATTTAAAGGATTTTGGTATGAAGCTAGGGTTTGAAGAACCCCCTTGTCACCCCTCTTctgttgatcgaccagacacaccaattttggtgtgtttggtttggttttgttactattagtaaccAACTTTTCTaatttgtcaagtttagtcccccaACTTTGTTTTGTTCTTAAGTTAATGTGTTTTAGGCATATCATGCATTATTTCAAGATTTGAACTTAACTAGGTTATGTTCCTAGTTAGtaatttcttgtttattaattCTTTAAAATTTCAAGGTAAGGGTTtttattttcggggtgttacatatatGCAGTTGACGCGTAGCCATCGACCCGTTTACCCGCATCGTTGAGTAGGATGGAATACCCGTTAGTGCGTGTATGGAGATCTGATGTTCCGCTTCATCCTCCTTATCAGACCCCGTTTCCTCCACGGACTTATCCTCATCATCGTCAGCTTCAATAATGTAAAGTTGCTTACGGGGTGTCGCACACTTATGCCCGGGTACAAACTTTTCCGTGCACCAAAAACACTCGCCTTTCGCTCGTTTCTGTTCCAATTCTTTGCTAGTTAGACGCCTTTGGTTGTTAAATGGCTTGCTGTGGCTGTTTGGAGTTCGGTTGGTGTTGTGGGTGGGGGTGGGTAAAAGTGGTAGTTTAGCGGCGTTAGTAGGCGGGTGATTTTAGTATGGCTGCCCTTCGATGATCCCCCTGTCCATTTTCCTCCCGTGAACTTTTCTTCCCAGGTTTCGTTATTAAGGGCTTGGGTCTTGGCCAACCCGTACGCCTCGTGCAACATACGAGGTTTGAACATTTTAAccggtcctcggatgtcaggtcTGAGGGCTTTAAGGTAAAGGCTCACAGCTTGGGTTTCACTTAACGATACCTTATTCAGCAACGAGTCGAAGGCCGTATTCAACTCTTGCAGCGAACCTGTTTGTGTTAGGGAGGCCATCTCCTCCAGCGGGTCTTCGAATAACGCATCCGAAAAACGGGCTGAGATGGATTGAACGTAGTCATTCCACGGAATCTCGGCCACGGTGGCGTTCCTGGTTTTCATGAAAGCCCGATGCCATTGTAATGCATCGCCTTCCAGGTGAACGGCGGCACAGCGAAGCTTGGTCTCCTCCGGGGTTTCGTCCATTGCGAAGAAGTGCTCGTAACGGTAAACCCAACCCTCCACATCTTCACCCGAGAATTTTGGAAAGCCAATCTTACCAATTCTGAACGGCTTTGAACCACGTGAATCGGAATCTGGACCAGAAAAAGACCCGAAAGAACTGCCCGATGACTGAACCGATTTGTCACGAACAACCTTCAGGATCTCCTCTTGTTGCTTCGATGCTTGTTCCTGTTGTTTCATCAGCGTGGATAGAGCGGCCTGGATATCGGTGATTGCCTTGTCGTGGGACTTCAAGGTGTTATCAATCTCTTGAGTACGAGTGTTCGTCATGGTGGATGCAGAGTTCCGAGAAGGAATCGGATAGCTCTGATACCCTTGATAGGTTACGGCAGAAAGCTAGAGGAGGACGAGAAAGATACGTAAATTTCTGGATGGTTGTTTCCAGAGATTCATTCACAATAATAAACATGATCCAAACCAAAGTTCCAAAACAAACccacaaaaacataaaaaggcCATAATGGTCCTTGTTACAAGCAAactaaaattaaaacataaacttaaaactTGAATCGTATCACGAAGGCAAGCCAACGGCCATTTCAAAAAGAACTCTTGACAAACCAGGACCCTATCTATTTTGTAAACCCTAATTAAGATGAGTCAATACAATGCACAGTCAGACCATTGCTTACACACCTTTAAGGGTTTTTACTACTCATTTTGTTATAAAGGTGTGTTTCTTATTGCGAAGTAAGTTGAAAAGCCGGATAAAGTAAACCCCCACGTTTAGGCTTAGTAAAACAATAAACCATTAACAAGCTAAATGATGGGGCATTAGTGTGATTCCTCGCGCTGCGCGGTGAGAATTTGGACGGTATCAGTTTGGTCCCATAGGGGAACGCCACACGTTATAGCAACAGAAATaaaagaaaatccaaaaaaattaaagTTATAATAATGGTTGAATGTacaaaaattttcaatttaaCGGTTTGATCTAAAATATATGAAAAAATCGATTATATCgtataaaacacactaaaatagTAGATTTTACCTCATTATGCTATTGAAAAACTAAAAAAGAATCAAatttatcattcaagaatttctAATAAAAGGTAAAGGTTAATTTTTAAAAGTAGTTTGATATGAATCTGAagttattaaaattttaattatataaagaCTTTTTCTTCTTATTAATCTGGTCTACAAGCCAAACACATAGATGGTGTTTGTACATTTCTTTCGATACGTAATCAAAGTGACAAGTCAAAGATTTATTTTCCACGGAGATGatatgaacttttgtctaaaaaTACACTAGATTTTTTTAGGGGTGGCCATCCCCGAGCTTGAATGTAGCTACGCCCTTGTATATGTAGATGGGACAGGATGCCCAAAGTCAACCATGTGTGTGGGGTTTTCTGTGTGTCGGGTGAGATATCATTATCACACATGatttgataaacaagatgaatgCTTCTAGGCTCTAGCTATTATAGCATAGAATATTTGTGGGTAGTTGCAAAACTCACCTATTGAAGTTGTGGTGTGAGTAAGAAAGTCAAGGCTCTACCAATAAATTCATCTCTACTCGGTACCAACATCATAACATAAGTCCAACAGCTCTTTTTCTATTGCTATAACCCTTTCCCTCTTTCTAAATTTGCAATCATGTCTTCCTCTCAAAACTTGAAGATTCCGCTACAAGAAATATCATCGGTGACTAACGGATTCGCTGAAGCAAACATCATTAGAAAGGGTGGATATGGTCTAGTGTACCGAGGCCAATCTGAACAACATGGGATGCTAGCCATAAAGCGGTTGAATCGTGTGTGCATAGGAGACAATGAATATGGGATGGAGGTTACACTGCTTTCAAAATATAAACATGAAAACCTTGCATCTCTAATCGGATTTTGTGAAGAAGATGGTGAGAAGATCTTGGTTTACAAATATGAAGCAAATCAAAGTCTTGACAAGTTTTTGCGTAGCAAAGATTTATCATGGATGCGTCATCTTCAGATTTGCCTGAGCGCTGCCCGTGGGTTGAGGTACCTTCATAATGAAACCGGATCTAAACACAGACTTATTCATGGCGACATCAAGAGTTCAAACATCCTCTTGGACGAGAACTGGAAGGCCAAGATTTCAGATTTCGGATTGTCTAAAATAGCTCTTATAGATTCGGCTAACTCAGTTATTTTCACTGGTCCTAACGGAACACCCGGATATGTTGATCCACAAATACTAAA
This is a stretch of genomic DNA from Helianthus annuus cultivar XRQ/B chromosome 16, HanXRQr2.0-SUNRISE, whole genome shotgun sequence. It encodes these proteins:
- the LOC110918090 gene encoding putative receptor-like protein kinase At5g39000; translated protein: MSSSQNLKIPLQEISSVTNGFAEANIIRKGGYGLVYRGQSEQHGMLAIKRLNRVCIGDNEYGMEVTLLSKYKHENLASLIGFCEEDGEKILVYKYEANQSLDKFLRSKDLSWMRHLQICLSAARGLRYLHNETGSKHRLIHGDIKSSNILLDENWKAKISDFGLSKIALIDSANSVIFTGPNGTPGYVDPQILNGGITQKSDVYSFGVVLYEVLFGKLVAVPGYLGDSPFTVKMAKKHYLMETLHMMIDPDLRNEMTSDSLRTFSTITYQCLEECTEDRPTMSLVVEALEKALFYQQESKWVLV